In Streptomyces sp. SN-593, a single genomic region encodes these proteins:
- a CDS encoding antibiotic biosynthesis monooxygenase family protein, with the protein MPRISPADDYLTVLNLFTTDQPDKQETLLQEMGKIVNAAAYEGWISSTVHAGQESPGTANFIQWRSGEDLEKRYAGEEFQHRTMPVFQEITTSIRLLQCQIVYTHRHPSQGDTTEISPQRDDYTVIEIFKVAEGDRDELVTELGEGRGWLADVPGYRSHSVFKGLRARFLDGPFAVIYSQWAGKDAYDAHRAQPESEKSEARLKSEARVEALKTGSDWNGYRVVHTRAAGE; encoded by the coding sequence ATGCCTCGAATCTCCCCCGCCGACGACTACCTGACCGTTCTGAACCTGTTCACCACCGACCAGCCGGACAAGCAGGAGACGCTGCTCCAGGAGATGGGGAAGATCGTCAACGCCGCGGCCTACGAGGGCTGGATCTCCTCCACGGTGCACGCCGGGCAGGAGAGCCCCGGCACCGCCAACTTCATCCAGTGGCGCAGCGGCGAGGACCTGGAGAAGCGGTACGCGGGCGAGGAGTTCCAGCACCGCACCATGCCGGTCTTCCAGGAGATCACCACCTCGATCCGGCTGTTGCAGTGCCAGATCGTGTACACCCACCGGCACCCGTCGCAGGGCGACACGACCGAGATCTCGCCGCAACGCGACGACTACACCGTGATCGAGATCTTCAAGGTCGCCGAGGGCGACCGCGACGAGCTGGTCACGGAGCTGGGCGAGGGCCGCGGCTGGCTCGCCGACGTGCCCGGCTACCGGTCGCACAGCGTCTTCAAGGGGCTGCGCGCCCGCTTCCTCGACGGCCCCTTCGCCGTCATCTACTCGCAGTGGGCCGGCAAGGACGCGTACGACGCCCACCGCGCGCAGCCGGAGTCGGAGAAGTCCGAGGCGCGGCTGAAGTCCGAGGCCCGTGTCGAGGCGCTGAAGACCGGGAGCGACTGGAACGGCTACCGCGTGGTGCACACGCGCGCGGCCGGCGAGTAG
- a CDS encoding FAD-dependent monooxygenase, which translates to MDNYDADVIIVGAGPTGLMLAGELGLHGVSVTVLDRLAEPMRQSRALGFSARTIEEFGQRGLLSRLGDVDVIPVGHFGGVPLDYRVLSGGSYGARGIPQSRTEAMLAGWAAEKGARTLRSVEVTGVAQDGDGVTVSASGVDGGTLRARYVIGCDGARSTVRRAAGIDFPGTGPTVELRFADVSGVRLRPRFSGERVPGGMVMVLPLGPDRCRIIYYDRDEPLRAGTEPITFDEVAAAFLKLSGEDIHAATPSWVSSTTDVSRQAAAYRSGRVFVAGDAAHVHLPIGAQGMSAGVQDAVNLGWKLALVLAGQAPDALLDTYHAERHPVGARILTNTLAQRTLYLGGDEVTPLTDVFAELARYEPVQRRLVGMVTGLDIRHDVGPGAHPLLGRRMEDGELTADGRPTRVHALLHAGRGVLLDLGGDGALPDAAKPWADRVDTVRVGHGENLPEVDAILLRPDGYVAWIAPDQGGNTLSEALERWFGPAG; encoded by the coding sequence ATGGACAATTATGACGCGGACGTGATCATCGTGGGCGCCGGTCCCACGGGACTCATGCTCGCCGGCGAACTCGGCCTGCACGGAGTTTCCGTGACCGTTCTCGACCGGCTCGCCGAACCGATGCGGCAGTCGCGCGCGCTCGGGTTCTCCGCGCGCACCATCGAGGAGTTCGGGCAGCGCGGACTGCTGTCCCGGCTCGGCGACGTGGACGTGATCCCGGTCGGGCACTTCGGCGGCGTCCCGCTGGACTACCGGGTGCTCAGCGGCGGTTCCTACGGCGCGCGGGGCATCCCGCAGTCGCGGACCGAGGCGATGCTCGCCGGCTGGGCGGCCGAGAAGGGCGCCAGGACCCTCCGGTCGGTCGAGGTCACCGGCGTGGCCCAGGACGGCGACGGGGTCACGGTCAGCGCGTCCGGCGTCGACGGCGGCACGCTGCGCGCCCGGTACGTCATCGGCTGCGACGGCGCCCGCAGCACCGTGCGCAGGGCCGCCGGCATCGACTTCCCCGGCACCGGGCCCACGGTCGAGCTGCGCTTCGCCGACGTCTCCGGCGTCCGGCTGCGGCCCCGGTTCTCCGGCGAGCGGGTGCCCGGGGGCATGGTCATGGTGCTGCCGCTCGGCCCCGACCGCTGCCGCATCATCTACTACGACCGCGACGAGCCGCTGCGCGCGGGCACGGAGCCCATCACCTTCGACGAGGTCGCCGCCGCCTTCCTGAAGCTGTCGGGCGAGGACATCCACGCGGCCACCCCGTCGTGGGTCAGCTCGACCACCGACGTCAGCCGGCAGGCGGCCGCCTACCGCAGCGGGCGGGTGTTCGTGGCGGGCGACGCCGCGCACGTCCACCTGCCGATCGGCGCCCAGGGCATGAGCGCGGGCGTCCAGGACGCGGTGAACCTCGGCTGGAAGCTGGCACTCGTCCTGGCCGGGCAGGCCCCGGACGCGCTGCTGGACACCTACCACGCGGAGCGGCACCCGGTCGGTGCCCGCATCCTCACCAACACCCTGGCCCAGCGCACCCTCTACCTCGGCGGCGACGAGGTCACGCCGCTGACCGACGTGTTCGCCGAGCTGGCCCGGTACGAACCGGTGCAGCGCCGCCTCGTCGGCATGGTCACCGGCCTCGACATCCGGCACGACGTGGGGCCGGGCGCGCATCCGCTGCTCGGCCGGCGGATGGAGGACGGCGAGCTGACCGCCGACGGGCGGCCGACCCGCGTGCACGCGTTGCTGCACGCCGGCCGGGGCGTCCTGCTCGACCTCGGCGGCGACGGCGCCCTGCCGGACGCCGCCAAGCCGTGGGCCGACCGCGTCGACACCGTACGGGTCGGACACGGCGAGAACCTGCCCGAGGTCGACGCGATCCTGCTGCGGCCCGACGGCTACGTCGCCTGGATCGCGCCCGACCAGGGCGGAAACACCCTGTCCGAAGCACTGGAGCGCTGGTTCGGCCCCGCCGGCTGA
- a CDS encoding TcmI family type II polyketide cyclase, protein MHSTLIVARMAIESSRDVARLFGEFDDTDMPHRMGTRRRQLFSYRGLYFHLQDFAADDGGSRIQEAKDDPRFVGISADLKPFIEAYDPATWRSPADAMATRFYHWEAGA, encoded by the coding sequence ATGCACAGCACGCTGATCGTGGCCCGGATGGCCATCGAGTCCAGCCGCGACGTCGCGCGGCTGTTCGGCGAGTTCGACGACACGGACATGCCCCACCGGATGGGGACCAGGCGCAGGCAGCTCTTCTCCTACCGCGGCCTGTACTTCCACCTCCAGGACTTCGCCGCGGACGACGGCGGCTCGCGGATCCAGGAGGCGAAGGACGACCCGCGCTTCGTCGGGATCAGCGCGGACCTGAAGCCCTTCATCGAGGCGTACGACCCGGCGACCTGGCGCTCCCCCGCCGACGCCATGGCCACGCGCTTCTACCACTGGGAGGCCGGCGCATGA
- a CDS encoding beta-ketoacyl-[acyl-carrier-protein] synthase family protein, with translation MTERRVVITGLEVLAPGGLGREGFWRLISEGRTATRGITFFDPSPFRSRVAAEADFCGLDHGLSPQEVRRMDRAAQFAVVTARSAVADSGAELAALAPHRIGVVVGSAVGATMGLDEEYRVVSDGGRLDLVDHRYAVPHLYDYLAPSSFAAEVAWAVGAEGPATVVSTGCTSGIDAVGYGVELVREGTVDVMVAGAADAPISPITMACFDAIKATTPRYDDPEHASRPFDGTRNGFVLGEGSAFFVLEEWEHAVRRGAHVYAEIAGYATRSNAYHMTGLRRDGAEMAEAIRVALAEARTNPEDIDYVNAHGSGTRQNDRHETAAFKKSLGSHAYRTPVSSIKSMVGHSLGAIGSIEIAACALAMQHDVVPPTANLHTPDPECDLDYVPLTAREQPVGSVLTVGSGFGGFQSAMVLTTARRSTV, from the coding sequence ATGACGGAGCGTCGGGTCGTCATCACCGGCCTGGAGGTCCTCGCCCCGGGGGGCCTGGGCCGGGAGGGCTTCTGGCGGCTCATCAGCGAGGGACGCACCGCCACCCGCGGCATCACCTTCTTCGATCCGTCGCCCTTCCGTTCCCGGGTGGCGGCCGAGGCCGACTTCTGCGGGCTGGACCACGGGCTCAGTCCGCAGGAGGTGCGGCGGATGGACCGGGCGGCGCAGTTCGCGGTGGTCACCGCGCGCAGCGCGGTCGCGGACAGCGGCGCCGAACTGGCCGCGCTCGCACCGCACCGGATCGGCGTGGTCGTGGGCAGCGCGGTGGGCGCCACCATGGGACTCGACGAGGAGTACCGCGTGGTGAGCGACGGCGGCCGGCTGGACCTGGTCGACCACCGCTACGCCGTCCCGCACCTGTACGACTACCTGGCGCCCAGCTCCTTCGCCGCCGAGGTGGCGTGGGCGGTGGGCGCCGAGGGGCCGGCCACGGTGGTCTCCACCGGCTGCACCTCCGGCATCGACGCCGTCGGCTACGGCGTGGAGCTGGTCCGCGAGGGCACCGTCGACGTCATGGTCGCCGGCGCCGCGGACGCCCCGATCTCGCCGATCACGATGGCGTGCTTCGACGCGATCAAGGCGACCACACCGCGGTACGACGACCCCGAGCACGCCTCGCGGCCCTTCGACGGCACCCGCAACGGCTTCGTGCTCGGCGAGGGCTCCGCCTTCTTCGTACTGGAGGAGTGGGAGCACGCGGTGCGGCGCGGCGCGCACGTCTACGCCGAGATCGCCGGCTACGCCACCCGGTCCAACGCCTACCACATGACCGGACTGCGGCGGGACGGCGCGGAGATGGCCGAGGCCATCCGGGTCGCGCTGGCCGAGGCCAGGACCAACCCCGAGGACATCGACTACGTCAACGCCCACGGCTCCGGCACCCGGCAGAACGACCGGCACGAGACCGCCGCGTTCAAGAAGAGCCTCGGCTCGCACGCCTACCGCACCCCCGTCAGCTCGATCAAGTCGATGGTGGGGCACTCGCTGGGCGCCATCGGCTCCATCGAGATCGCCGCGTGCGCCCTGGCGATGCAGCACGACGTGGTGCCGCCCACCGCCAACCTGCACACCCCCGACCCCGAGTGCGACCTGGACTACGTGCCGCTGACGGCACGCGAGCAGCCGGTCGGCTCGG